TCCCGGGCCTCCCGGCGTTTGGATTCAATCTCCGCCGCATAGGCGCTCTCGTTTTGGCGAATGGTCTGCAACAAGCCTTTCTGGTTTTGGATTTCGGCCATGAGCTGGTCCCTGACCCGTCGGTTGGCAGCAATCAATTCCTCTTTTTCCTTTCGCTGGGCAGAGAGGTTCTGGTTCAGGACGACGAGCTCTTCCGTTTTTTCCTGGATTTCCTCCCCCTGTTCCTTCCGGAACTGGGTGTATTGTTTCATGTATTGTAACCGCTTGAACGCCTGGTACCAGGATTCGGAGGAGAGCAAAAACAACAACCGGTTCTGTTTGGACCGGTTCCGGTAGGATTTTTGGATCATGGCGGCATAATCCGTCTTGAGGGCCTCCAGGTCTTCGCGAAGCTTGCTGATATTCCGGATATTCGCGTTAATCCGCCGGTTGAGCAGGTTGGACTGCTGGTTGGTAATACGAATGAGCTGCTGCTGCCGGCTGATCTTCTGGTCCAGGGCCTCCATCTGGTCCAGGACGCTCCCCTTCTGCTTCCGCTCGGATAACAACAACCGGTTGATCTCCCGGATCTCTTCCTCGAGCTGCTCCTTTTTGGCTTCCAGGGCCTCCTGTTCACCCTCCTGGGCATAGGCGCCCTGCCCGGCCAGAAACGCCAGAAACAGCGCTAGAGGAAACCGCAAAGCCATGAATGGTCGGATCACTTGGCCGATATCTGATTAAAACCTTTTGGTATTTTATATGGAAAATTCAGTTCCCGGTTCAATTCCACCTGTCGGTAGGTGATCCCGATCGTTACCCGCTCCTCCTTTTCAATGGCCGCAATATAAAGCCGTTCGGGAACAATCCGGCCATCCACTTCCTGATAGCTCGGGTATCTCACGTGCATCAACCGCTTGAATTCGGGTTGGGAAAGCTGCTGGGAGGCCAGGCGAAAATTCCGGGGCTCAATTTCGTAGAGCAGTTTGTAGATCCACGGGTTTGCCTCCGGTTTCAATTCATACACCTCCCCGTCTACGGACAGGTGGTATTTCTGGCCGCGCAGGTCGTGGACCGCCTGGCCCAGGAGGAGGTTCTGGAGGTTATTGAAATCGATCTCCGATCCCAGCAGGTTGCGGATATAGGTAAAATCCCCGTCGAAAAATTCGTTCTGGAG
This genomic window from Robiginitalea biformata HTCC2501 contains:
- a CDS encoding murein hydrolase activator EnvC family protein, producing the protein MALRFPLALFLAFLAGQGAYAQEGEQEALEAKKEQLEEEIREINRLLLSERKQKGSVLDQMEALDQKISRQQQLIRITNQQSNLLNRRINANIRNISKLREDLEALKTDYAAMIQKSYRNRSKQNRLLFLLSSESWYQAFKRLQYMKQYTQFRKEQGEEIQEKTEELVVLNQNLSAQRKEKEELIAANRRVRDQLMAEIQNQKGLLQTIRQNESAYAAEIESKRREAREIEREIDRLIRSAIAASNRDSGSGNTSSSRFALTPEATLIASNFSANKGNLIWPVEKGVKKQGFGIYQDAVYPGIKHQSNGVIIATDEGARARAVFEGEVIAILAVPGGNKGVQVKHGNYISTYYNLSELYVKKGDKVEVKDELGEIHTNRSNGLTQLKFYLYRDATRLNPEDWIYRL
- a CDS encoding DUF4292 domain-containing protein gives rise to the protein MQQLKTWIVILSAAWLATGCGARKLTATGEVDSRMTAKNVVRYHMSGTPDFKTLSGRLAIDYSDAENNQSVTVSLRMKRDEVIWLSAPLGVVKVLITPNRVSYYNKLQNEFFDGDFTYIRNLLGSEIDFNNLQNLLLGQAVHDLRGQKYHLSVDGEVYELKPEANPWIYKLLYEIEPRNFRLASQQLSQPEFKRLMHVRYPSYQEVDGRIVPERLYIAAIEKEERVTIGITYRQVELNRELNFPYKIPKGFNQISAK